GCAAGCCGATTTGTTTGATTTGGAAGATGGGGAAGAGTAGGTAAAATGACGGAAGAGTATATCTACATAGTACAAGCCGAAAAAGAGCTGGATAAATGTAAAATTGGCATAACGAGCAATTTAGAGGAAAGGCTTAAGCAATACAACAATATAACTGGTAAAAGTAAAGCTAATATTTATAGCTACCTGTTCACTTGTAAAGTTAAAGATATGCGTGCTGTAGAAAATGATATTAAGAAGCAGTTTTTACACTTACGAGAAGAGAAGAGTAAAGAGATTTACTTTTATAATAAAACTTTATTTGAAGGTTATGTAAATTTTATTAAAGAGCATGAATTTTTTATAAAGGAAGAATTCATAAAAATAGAGCCAAAGCCACTAATTGAAACTAAACTAGTTAAAAAAGAGACTGTTAGTTTAGATGAGCAAGGGTTAAGCCCCAAGGGTGTTATGCAGAAGGCCCGTAATGTAGCTGATGACGAGTTTTATACTCGTATAGAAGATATTGAAAAAGAACTAATTATGTACCCTGCTGAAACTTGGTACAATAAAGTGGTATTTTGTAACTGTGATGATGCTGTAGGAGATAACGAAAAAACAACCTCGCCTTTTGCACTTTATTTTTTACAGCATTTTAATGAGCTAGGTTTAAAAAAGCTTATTTGCACCCATTTT
This DNA window, taken from Spirochaetaceae bacterium, encodes the following:
- a CDS encoding GIY-YIG nuclease family protein, translating into MTEEYIYIVQAEKELDKCKIGITSNLEERLKQYNNITGKSKANIYSYLFTCKVKDMRAVENDIKKQFLHLREEKSKEIYFYNKTLFEGYVNFIKEHEFFIKEEFIKIEPKPLIETKLVKKETVSLDEQGLSPKGVMQKARNVADDEFYTRIEDIEKELIMYPAETWYNKVVFCNCDDAVGDNEKTTSPFALYFLQHFNELGLKKLICTHFKGKVDLFNSGSKAYIFTKEGFSDDIFDGDYTYPKKYDGSFDHPRSLKILNEEADIVCTNPPFSRAIDYWRIVIESGKKFLIISNESNAINTAYIHYFKNKQVWAGYNPVRKFLNPKRQLVEASGRWYTNLPIANR